A single region of the Sciurus carolinensis chromosome 16, mSciCar1.2, whole genome shotgun sequence genome encodes:
- the LOC124966891 gene encoding protein XRP2, whose amino-acid sequence MGCFFSKRSKAEKESRTESEEEQPKQYSWDQREKVDPKDYMFSGLKDETVGRLPGKVAGQQFLIQDCENCNIYIFDHSATITIDDCTNCVIFLGPVKGSVFFRNCRDCKCTLACQQFRVRDCRKLEVFLCCATQPIIESSTNIKFGCFQWYYPELAFQFKDAGLSIFNNTWSNIHDFTPVSGELNWSLLPEDAVVQDYVPLPTTEELKAVRVSTEANKSIVPISRGQRQKSSDESCLVVLFAGDYTIANARKLIDEMVGKHFFLVQTKEVSMKAEDAQRVFREKAPDFLPLLNKGPVIALEFNGDGAVEGCQRIVNEIFNGTKMFVSESKEKASGDVDSFYNFADIQMGI is encoded by the coding sequence ATGGGCTGCTTCTTCTCTAAGAGGAGTAAGGCTGAAAAGGAGTCACGCACCGAGAGCGAGGAGGAGCAGCCCAAGCAGTACAGCTGGGACCAGCGAGAAAAGGTTGATCCAAAAGACTATATGTTCAGTGGACTGAAAGATGAAACAGTAGGTCGCTTACCTGGGAAAGTGGCAGGACAGCAGTTTCTTATTCAAGACTGTGAGAACTGTAACATCTACATTTTTGATCACTCTGCTACAATTACCATCGATGACTGTACTAACTGTGTAATTTTTCTGGGACCTGTGAAAGGCAGTGTATTTTTCCGGAATTGTAGAGATTGCAAGTGCACATTAGCCTGTCAACAATTTCGTGTGCGGGATTGTAGAAAGCTGGAAGTCTTTTTGTGCTGTGCCACTCAACCCATTATCGAGTCTTCTACCAATATCAAGTTTGGCTGTTTTCAGTGGTACTACCCTGAATTAGCTTTCCAGTTCAAAGATGCAGGGCTAAGTATTTTCAATAATACGTGGAGTAACATTCATGACTTTACACCTGTATCAGGAGAACTCAACTGGAGCCTTCTTCCAGAAGATGCTGTGGTTCAGGACTATGTTCCTTTACCTACTACTGAAGAGCTCAAAGCTGTTCGTGTTTCCACAGAAGCCAATAAAAGTATCGTTCCAATATCCCGGGGTCAGAGACAGAAGAGCAGTGATGAATCATGCTTAGTGGTATTATTTGCTGGTGATTATACTATTGCAAATGCCAGGAAACTAATCGATGAGATGGTTGGTAAACACTTTTTCCTAGTTCAGACAAAAGAAGTGTCCATGAAAGCTGAGGATGCTCAAAGGGTTTTTCGGGAAAAAGCACCtgacttccttcctcttctgaaCAAAGGTCCTGTGATTGCTTTGGAATTTAATGGAGATGGTGCTGTAGAAGGATGTCAACGTATTGTAAACGAGATATTCAATGGGACCAAGATGTTTGTATCAGAAAGCAAGGAAAAAGCATCTGGAGATGTAGACAGCTTCTACAACTTTGCGGATATACAAATGGGAATATGA
- the LOC124966187 gene encoding vomeronasal type-1 receptor 4-like, whose amino-acid sequence MAACDVTAGFIFLSQTVVGAVGNSSLLLHYLFLDFTGCRARHTDLILKHLIMANLLTLLCKGVPQTVEAFGVKAFLSDIGCKLLFYLHRVGRGVSIGSTCFLSVFQAIKISPGDSSCSELKANIPKYVGSSIYLCWILYSLVNVIFLMFITGKRSSKTITSLKDFGYCSAIRHDRTLNSLQAAFLTFPDALCVGLMLWASSSMVCILQRHKQRMQHIQKTSSSRSSPESRATKTVLLLVSTFVSFYTLSCIFQVSLAVIYNPAWFVVNTAAIFTGCFPAVSPFLLMSRRSSRMHSAWMQNRKDANHMREI is encoded by the coding sequence ATGGCAGCCTGTGATGTGACTGCAGGATTCATCTTCCTGTCACAGACTGTGGTTGGAGCTGTGGGCaattcctctcttctcctccattACCTGTTTCTTGACTTCACTGGATGCAGGGCAAGACACACAGACTTGATTCTTAAGCACTTGATTATGGCCAACTTGTTAACCCTCCTGTGTAAAGGAGTTCCGCAGACAGTGGAAGCTTTTGGAGTGAAAGCTTTCCTCAGTGATATTGGATGCAAGCTGCTTTTCTATCTTCACAGGGTGGGCAGGGGTGTGTCTATTGGCAGCACCTGCTTCCTGAGTGTCTTCCAGGCCATTAAGATCAGCCCTGGAGACTCTAGCTGTTCAGAACTTAAAGCAAATATTCCCAAGTATGTTGGTTCCTCCATATACCTGTGCTGGATCCTGTACTCCcttgtaaatgttatttttctaatgttcatAACGGGAAAAAGGAGCAGCAAAACCATCACAAGCCTGAAAGATTTTGGATACTGTTCTGCCATTCGACATGACAGAACCTTAAATTCACTGCAGGCAGCATTTCTCACATTCCCTGATGCCCTGTGTGTGGGGCTCATGCTCTGGGCCAGCAGCTCCATGGTGTGCATCCTGCAGAGGCACAAGCAGAGAATGCAGCACATTCAGAAGACCAGTTCCTCAAGGTCCTCCCCTGAGTCCAGAGCCACCAAAACCGTCCTCCTCCTGGTGAGCACCTTTGTCTCTTTTTACACCCTTTCCTGCATCTTCCAAGTTAGTTTAGCTGTTATTTATAATCCTGCCTGGTTTGTGGTGAACACAGCTGCCATATTCACAGGGTGTTTCCCAGCCGTCAGCCCCTTTCTGCTCATGAGCAGACGCTCATCCAGGATGCATTCTGCCTGGATGCAGAATAGGAAGGATGCCAATCATAtgagggaaatataa